ATCTTCATCACGGTTCCGATCTTTCTTCCACGTCGCACCCGACGAAGTCGTGTGTCAGATACCGGCATGACTATTGAGGCCGCGCTGTGAGTTCTGCATTCACCGAATCGGTAGTCGAACAGGCCGCCCTCGCCTGGCTCGAAAGCCTCGGCTGGCGGGTCACGCACGGCCTCGATATCGCACCCGGAGAAAAAGGGGCCGAACGAGCAGACTACGGGCAGGTAGTGCTGGAAGCGCGACTCCGCGACGCACTGGCGCGACTCAACCCCGCACTGCCGACCGAGGCAGTGGACGATGCCTTCCGGCGGCTGACGCGGCTTGACGGTGCGGAGTTATCGGCGCGCAACCGCGCAGTGCATCGCCTGCTCGTGGAGGGCGTGACGGTCGAATACCGCGGAGCAAGCGGCGAGATCCGCGGGGCACAGGCGCGCGTACTCGACTTCGACAATCCGCATAACAACGACTGGCTCGCGGTCAATCAATTCACCGTCACCGAAAACAAGCACACGCGTCGACCGGACGTGGTGTTGTTCGTCAACGGGCTGCCACTCGCGGTGGTCGAACTGAAAAACGCGGCCGACGAGGACGCGACCATATGGACTGCCTTCCAGCAGCTTCAGACCTACAAGTCCGAGTTACCGTCGCTGTTCGCTTTCAATGAAGTGCTGCTGGTCTCTGATGGCGTAGAGGCGCGTGTCGGCACGCTCACGGCCGGGCGCGAGTGGATGAAGCCATGGCGCACCATCACGGGCGAGACGCTCGCAGACTCGCATCTGCCCGAACTCCAGGTGTCGATTGAGGGCCTGTTCGCGCCGCAGCGTTTCCTCGACTTGGTGCGAGACTTCATTGTCTTCGAGGATGCAGGCGACGGCAAGCTCGCGAAAAAGATGGCGGGCTATCACCAGTTCCATGCAGTGCAGGTTGCCGTCGGCGAGACACTTCGCGCCGCCGAGTTGTATCGCGCTGGCGACCGGGTGGCGGAACCGGAGGGGCGTTACGAAGCGGGTCAGAAGCCCGGTGGCCAGCCGGGTGATCGTCGCGTCGGCGTGGTGTGGCATACGCAGGGCTCGGGCAAGAGCCTGACGATGGCGTTCTATGCAGGGCGGATCGTACGTGAGCCCGCGATGGAAAATCCGACGCTAGTCGTGCTCACCGACCGCAACGATCTCGACGACCAGCTCTTCGGTACCTTCTCGCGCTGTCAGGATCTGCTGCGCCAGGCGCCCGTGCAGGCCGAGAGCCGCGCCGACTTGAGAGAGAAGCTTGCAGTGGCGGCTGGCGGAGTGGTTTTCACCACCATCCAGAAATTTTTCCCCGAAACCGAGGGCGACCGCCACCCGGTACTTTCCGGCCGGCGCAACATCGTCGTCATCGCCGACGAGGCGCACCGCAGTCAGTACGATTTCATCGACGGCTTCGCACGCCACATGCGCGACGCGCTGCCGCACGCTTCGTTCATCGGCTTCACCGGCACGCCCATCGAGCTGCAGGACGCGAACACGCGCGCGGTGTTTGGCGACTACATCAGCGTGTACGACATCCAGCGAGCGGTTGAGGATGGAGCGACCGTGCCGATCTACTACGAGAGCCGGCTGGCGAAGCTGGCGCTCGACGAAGCCGAGCGGCCGAAGATCGACCCGGGGTTCGAGGAAGCCACCGAGGGCGAAGAGGTCGAGCGCAAGGAGAAGCTCAAGAGCAAATGGGCGCAGCTCGAGGCCATCGTCGGCGCCGAACGGCGTCTCGAACTCGTGGCCAAGGACATCGTCGAACACTTCGAGGCGCGGCTCGAGGCGCTCGATGGCAAGGCGATGATCGTCTGCATGAGCCGGCGCATCTGCGTGGAGCTGTACCAGCAGATCGTCCGGCTGAGGCCGCAGTGGCAGCACGAAGACGACGAGCAGGGCGCGATCAAAGTCGTGATGACCGGCTCGGCGTCGGACCCGGTGAACTGGCAGTCGCACATTCGCAACAAGCAGCGACGCGAGGGGCTGGCGAACCGCTTCCGCGATGCAACGGATCCGTTGAAGCTGGTCCTCGTGCGCGACATGTGGCTCACGGGCTTCGACGCACCGAGCCTGCATACGATGTACATCGACAAGCCGATGCGCGGCCACGGGCTGATGCAGGCCATTGCTCGGGTGAACCGCGTGTTCAAGGACAAGCCCGGCGGCCTGGTAGTGGACTACCTCGGCCTGGCGCACGAGCTCAAGGCGGCGCTCGCCACATATACCGAGAGCGGCGGCACCGGCCGCACCGCGCTCGATCAGGACGAAGCCGTCGCTGTGATGCTCGAGAAGCACGAGGTGTGCTGCGGTCTCTTTCACGGCTTCGACTGGTCGAAATGGGTTACTGGCAAGCCGGTGGAGCGCCTCGGAGTGCTTCCCGCCGCCCAGGAACACATCCTTGCGCAGCAGAATGGAAAGGACCGGCTCGTGGGCGCTGGACGGGAACTATCGCAAGCGTTCGCGCTCTCCGTACCACACGCCGAAACGCTGCGCATCCGCGACGATGTCGCCTTTTTCCAGGCGGTGCAGGCCGTGCTCGCCAAGCGCGCGCCGGGAGAGGCCAGGCCAGAGGAAGAGCTCGACCACGCCGTACGGCAGATCATCTCGCGCGCCGTAACGCCCGAGGGCGTGGTGGACATCTTCGCCGCCGCGGGGCTGGCGAAGCCGGACATCTCGATCCTGTCGGAGGAGTTCCTATCCGAGGTGCGCGGGATGCCGCAGCGCAATCTTGCGGTCGAGCTGCTGCAGAAGCTCTTGAAGGGCGAGCTGCGCACGCGCCGACGAAAGAATCTCGTGCAGGCACGGTCATTCGCGGAGTTGTTGGAGCAGTCACTCCGCCGCTATCAAAACCGCGCCATTGAGGCCGCGCAGGTGATCGAGGAGCTGATCGGGCTGGCGAAGCAGATGCGGGACGCCAACCAGAGGGGAGAATCCCTCGGGTTGACCGAGGACGAGCTCGCCTTCTACGACGCGCTCGAGACGAACGACAGCGCGGTGAAGGTGCTCGGGGAGCCGACCCTCAAGGAGATCGCCCGCGAGCTGGTCGCGACGGTCAAGAAGAACGTCACGATCGACTGGACCATGCGCGAGAACGTCCGTGCCCACCTCCGGGTGATCGTGAAGCGCATCCTTCGAAAATACGGCTACCCGCCCGACAAGCAGGAGAAGGCAACCGCCCTCGTCCTGGAGCAGACCGAGGTGCTGTCGCACGAGTGGGCGGAGTCGGTGAGCAACGCCTAAGGCGGGCCTTCATGACAGACGCCGACCTGGGAGGGGTAAACGGACTAAGATTACCCCCTTTCGTTTCGCTCCAGAGGGACTGGATCGAACAACGCGTGACAACCTGGCAGGAGGATACCCATTATGACTGTCTGGCTAAACCGAGCAGGTTCGCACGGCGAGTACGAACAGAAGTTCCTCCAGGAGAACCGCGTCTACCTCACATGGGAGAGGCTGGCTTCGGATCTTTCCAAGGTGACGGACCGCGAGACGCTGTTCGCGATGTTGACCCCGCTGTACCCGGACGCGAAGACCAAGGCGATCCAAAACTACGTCGGGCAGGTCTGGCCGTTCGCCCACGAGTTCAAGAAGGGCGACCTCGCCATCCTCCCCTCGAAAAGCCAGCCCATGATCTACGTCGGCGAGATAACCGGCGACTACCATTTCGAGCCAGGGGGACCTGACCCCTACTATCACTGGCGGCCGGTCAAATGGATCTCGGAGGGAGTCCCCCGCGCCAACTTCGGCGGCGACCTGCTGGCCTCCTTCGGTGCGTTCATGACGATCTGCCGCGTGCAGCGAAATAACGCGGAGGCGCGCATCCATGCGATGCGCGCGAACGGATGGAAGCCGGAGAAGCTCTCCCGCATCACGGTCGTCGATCCTCCTCCGGGGGGCGACGACGTCCCGGAGGACACGGACCTCGAGGAGCTCGCCCACGACCAGATCGCGCGGCTGATCGCCGCCCGTTTC
This window of the Gemmatimonadaceae bacterium genome carries:
- a CDS encoding type I restriction endonuclease subunit R, yielding MSSAFTESVVEQAALAWLESLGWRVTHGLDIAPGEKGAERADYGQVVLEARLRDALARLNPALPTEAVDDAFRRLTRLDGAELSARNRAVHRLLVEGVTVEYRGASGEIRGAQARVLDFDNPHNNDWLAVNQFTVTENKHTRRPDVVLFVNGLPLAVVELKNAADEDATIWTAFQQLQTYKSELPSLFAFNEVLLVSDGVEARVGTLTAGREWMKPWRTITGETLADSHLPELQVSIEGLFAPQRFLDLVRDFIVFEDAGDGKLAKKMAGYHQFHAVQVAVGETLRAAELYRAGDRVAEPEGRYEAGQKPGGQPGDRRVGVVWHTQGSGKSLTMAFYAGRIVREPAMENPTLVVLTDRNDLDDQLFGTFSRCQDLLRQAPVQAESRADLREKLAVAAGGVVFTTIQKFFPETEGDRHPVLSGRRNIVVIADEAHRSQYDFIDGFARHMRDALPHASFIGFTGTPIELQDANTRAVFGDYISVYDIQRAVEDGATVPIYYESRLAKLALDEAERPKIDPGFEEATEGEEVERKEKLKSKWAQLEAIVGAERRLELVAKDIVEHFEARLEALDGKAMIVCMSRRICVELYQQIVRLRPQWQHEDDEQGAIKVVMTGSASDPVNWQSHIRNKQRREGLANRFRDATDPLKLVLVRDMWLTGFDAPSLHTMYIDKPMRGHGLMQAIARVNRVFKDKPGGLVVDYLGLAHELKAALATYTESGGTGRTALDQDEAVAVMLEKHEVCCGLFHGFDWSKWVTGKPVERLGVLPAAQEHILAQQNGKDRLVGAGRELSQAFALSVPHAETLRIRDDVAFFQAVQAVLAKRAPGEARPEEELDHAVRQIISRAVTPEGVVDIFAAAGLAKPDISILSEEFLSEVRGMPQRNLAVELLQKLLKGELRTRRRKNLVQARSFAELLEQSLRRYQNRAIEAAQVIEELIGLAKQMRDANQRGESLGLTEDELAFYDALETNDSAVKVLGEPTLKEIARELVATVKKNVTIDWTMRENVRAHLRVIVKRILRKYGYPPDKQEKATALVLEQTEVLSHEWAESVSNA
- a CDS encoding restriction endonuclease, translating into MTVWLNRAGSHGEYEQKFLQENRVYLTWERLASDLSKVTDRETLFAMLTPLYPDAKTKAIQNYVGQVWPFAHEFKKGDLAILPSKSQPMIYVGEITGDYHFEPGGPDPYYHWRPVKWISEGVPRANFGGDLLASFGAFMTICRVQRNNAEARIHAMRANGWKPEKLSRITVVDPPPGGDDVPEDTDLEELAHDQIARLIAARFKGHGLTRLVEAILKAQGYTTYRAPEGADGGADILAGAGPLGFGQPRLCVEVKSESSPIDRPTIDKLLGAITKFGAQEGLFVSWGGFKTTVHKELAASFFRVRLWTQKELLEQLFAHYEHLDEDLKAELPLKRIWTVAAQDEE